The following are encoded together in the Mycolicibacterium arabiense genome:
- a CDS encoding Dps family protein, with product MTQFTVPGLSEQQGREIADLLQKQLSTYNDLHLTLKHVHWNVVGPNFIGVHEMIDPQVELVRGYADEAAERIAALGASPQGTPGAIVKDRTWDDYSVGRDTVQAHLAAVDLVYNGVIEDTRKTIERLEELDLVSQDLLIGHAAELEKFQWFVRAHLENSSGQLANEGKDTEKGAAASAR from the coding sequence ATGACGCAATTCACCGTGCCCGGCCTGTCCGAACAGCAGGGCCGCGAGATCGCCGACCTGCTGCAGAAGCAGCTCAGCACCTACAACGACCTCCACCTCACGCTCAAGCACGTGCACTGGAACGTCGTCGGCCCCAACTTCATCGGGGTGCACGAGATGATCGACCCGCAGGTCGAGCTGGTCCGCGGTTACGCCGACGAGGCCGCCGAGCGGATCGCCGCACTCGGCGCATCGCCGCAGGGCACGCCCGGCGCGATCGTGAAGGACCGCACGTGGGACGACTACTCGGTTGGCCGCGACACCGTGCAGGCTCACCTCGCCGCCGTCGACCTCGTCTACAACGGCGTCATCGAGGACACCCGCAAGACCATCGAGCGCCTCGAGGAACTCGACCTGGTGTCGCAGGACCTGCTCATCGGCCATGCGGCCGAGCTGGAGAAGTTCCAGTGGTTCGTCCGCGCGCACCTGGAGAACTCGAGCGGCCAGCTCGCCAACGAGGGCAAGGACACCGAGAAGGGCGCCGCTGCCTCGGCGCGCTAG
- a CDS encoding hemerythrin domain-containing protein has product MSEDVVSYLKQQHEAIRALFIETLDASTTEQQQAFDRLRTLLAVHETAEEMMVHPRVRRKVDGGAAVADARLAEEHDSKEALARLENIPCGTAEFSKELIHLQAAVLAHAEPEEAEEFTLLETELDDEERRKLASAVQAAERIAPTHPHPGVESGFANFAVGPFASMLDRARDALRGAA; this is encoded by the coding sequence GTGTCAGAAGACGTCGTCAGCTACTTGAAGCAACAGCACGAGGCCATCAGGGCGCTGTTCATCGAGACACTCGATGCCAGTACCACCGAACAGCAGCAGGCATTCGACCGGCTGCGCACGCTGTTGGCGGTGCACGAGACGGCCGAGGAGATGATGGTGCACCCGCGTGTGCGCCGGAAGGTCGACGGCGGCGCCGCGGTGGCCGATGCTCGGCTGGCCGAGGAGCACGATTCGAAGGAGGCGCTGGCGCGCCTGGAGAACATCCCCTGCGGCACTGCCGAGTTCAGCAAGGAGTTGATTCACCTGCAGGCCGCGGTCCTCGCGCATGCCGAGCCCGAGGAGGCCGAGGAGTTCACGCTGCTGGAAACCGAACTCGACGACGAGGAACGCCGCAAGTTGGCGTCCGCGGTGCAGGCCGCCGAGCGCATTGCGCCGACGCATCCGCACCCCGGAGTCGAGTCGGGGTTCGCGAACTTCGCCGTCGGGCCGTTCGCGTCGATGTTGGACCGCGCCCGCGACGCCTTGCGGGGCGCTGCTTGA
- a CDS encoding phosphodiesterase, with the protein MKPADVIALPFQWGSELRHRKLFHPRGVLMSGRLERTAPEGEGLPLVSGPILGRVSKALGAPGRLPDIGGLAWRMETPEGSGKWDVLLASVMHGPLSRAVLRPILGWTGSEFSTLMPLAHDDELWWLRARITSTIDGGGLALTDIARRASGEGLDVTVEQALKLNEFQPLARLHFDGVVSGEDISFDPVVNEPEHVRLTPQWLTDFRRAAYRRSREGRDAPNRPTPEEAAEAKDS; encoded by the coding sequence ATGAAACCAGCAGACGTGATCGCACTGCCCTTCCAGTGGGGCTCCGAACTGCGGCACCGCAAGCTCTTCCATCCGCGCGGGGTGCTGATGTCCGGTCGACTGGAACGCACCGCCCCCGAAGGCGAGGGCCTGCCCCTCGTCTCCGGGCCCATTCTGGGCCGGGTGTCGAAGGCCCTGGGCGCACCAGGCCGCCTCCCCGACATCGGCGGGCTCGCGTGGCGCATGGAGACGCCGGAAGGCTCGGGCAAGTGGGACGTCCTCCTGGCATCGGTCATGCACGGGCCACTGAGCCGTGCCGTGCTGCGCCCGATCCTCGGATGGACGGGCTCGGAGTTCTCGACGCTCATGCCGCTGGCTCACGACGACGAATTGTGGTGGCTGCGGGCACGCATCACATCGACCATCGACGGCGGCGGACTGGCTCTCACCGACATCGCCCGCCGCGCATCCGGCGAGGGCCTCGACGTCACGGTCGAGCAGGCACTTAAGTTGAACGAGTTTCAGCCCTTGGCGCGCCTGCACTTCGACGGCGTCGTCTCCGGCGAAGACATCTCGTTCGACCCGGTCGTCAACGAACCCGAGCACGTCCGGCTGACGCCGCAGTGGTTGACCGACTTCCGCCGCGCCGCCTACCGGCGTAGCCGAGAGGGCCGTGACGCACCGAACCGGCCCACACCCGAAGAGGCCGCCGAGGCCAAGGACTCCTGA
- a CDS encoding HemK2/MTQ2 family protein methyltransferase, translating to MTTAIQDADTVLGVPTITPDVYPPQHDSALLIDVMRSTGRVPGNRVADLCTGSGVVGLAAAATGAADVTALDLSADAVRCARGNAAAAGLNVDVHLGSWARAVEFGPFDVVTCNPPYVPFDDGADVVPIAGPSTAWNAGRDGRLVLDPLCENVPSMLADGGTVLIVQSEFAGIGATVRALRAAGLRADVVAEQLIPFGPVMSARAEWLEREGLLPRGRREEWIAVIRGDVR from the coding sequence GTGACCACAGCCATCCAGGACGCCGACACGGTGCTCGGAGTCCCCACCATCACCCCCGACGTCTATCCGCCGCAGCACGACTCGGCCCTGCTGATCGACGTCATGCGCTCCACCGGTCGCGTGCCCGGCAACCGCGTCGCTGACCTGTGCACCGGCAGCGGCGTTGTCGGCCTCGCCGCGGCCGCGACCGGCGCCGCGGACGTCACCGCCCTAGATCTGTCCGCCGACGCGGTGCGGTGCGCCCGCGGCAACGCCGCCGCAGCCGGCCTGAACGTCGACGTCCACCTCGGTTCGTGGGCCAGGGCGGTGGAGTTCGGCCCGTTCGACGTCGTGACGTGCAACCCGCCCTACGTCCCCTTCGACGACGGCGCAGACGTCGTGCCCATCGCGGGTCCATCGACGGCATGGAACGCCGGGCGGGACGGGCGACTGGTGCTCGATCCCCTCTGCGAGAACGTGCCCTCGATGCTCGCCGACGGCGGCACCGTGTTGATCGTGCAGTCGGAGTTCGCGGGCATCGGCGCCACCGTGCGCGCGCTGCGCGCCGCCGGGCTGCGGGCCGACGTGGTCGCCGAGCAGCTGATCCCGTTCGGACCGGTCATGTCGGCACGGGCCGAATGGCTGGAGCGTGAGGGGTTGCTCCCGCGCGGCCGGCGCGAGGAGTGGATCGCCGTCATCCGCGGCGACGTGCGCTGA
- a CDS encoding lipase maturation factor family protein: MDWLIASDYSWARWLLERGIAVIYVVAFGAAGLQFKGLLGTRGMLPIPAFLRTHSFRAAPSVFQLHYSDRFFALVCWAGATLAAAMVLGLGDAVPLWAAMTLWLVLWAAYLSIVNVGQLWYSFGWESLLLEAGFLTVFLGNHDVAPPWAVLVAAWWLLFRVEFGAGLIKVRGDECWRNLTCLDYHHETQPMPGPLSWFFHRLPKPLHRVEVAGNHVAQLFVPFGLFAPQPVAAVAAGIVIVTQLWLVASGNFAWLNWLTIVLAFSAVDDGTVAAVTGLSPPGHAGAMPVWFGAIVVAFAVLVAVLSWHPARNLLSRRQRMNKTFDPLHLVNAYGAFGTVGRTRNEVVFEGTADAAVDDASWVEYGFRGKPGDVTRMPRQWSPYHLRLDWLLWFAAISPAYAQPWVGRFCEGLLRNDPDIVRLLRHNPFPDQPPRYVRALLYRYRFTTPHERRTERAWWHRDLVGTFLAPLDLRELDRMKR; the protein is encoded by the coding sequence GTGGACTGGTTGATCGCATCCGACTACTCCTGGGCCAGATGGCTCCTGGAGCGTGGCATCGCGGTCATCTACGTCGTCGCGTTCGGCGCTGCCGGCCTGCAATTCAAGGGGCTGCTCGGCACCCGCGGCATGCTGCCGATCCCCGCGTTCCTGCGCACGCACTCGTTCCGGGCGGCACCTAGTGTCTTCCAGCTGCACTACTCGGACCGCTTCTTCGCCCTGGTGTGCTGGGCGGGCGCGACGCTGGCCGCCGCCATGGTGCTCGGCCTCGGCGACGCCGTGCCGCTCTGGGCGGCGATGACACTCTGGCTGGTGCTGTGGGCGGCGTATCTGTCGATCGTCAACGTCGGCCAGCTCTGGTACTCGTTCGGCTGGGAGTCCCTGCTGCTCGAGGCGGGCTTCCTGACGGTGTTCCTCGGCAACCACGACGTCGCACCACCGTGGGCGGTGCTGGTGGCCGCCTGGTGGCTGCTCTTCCGCGTCGAGTTCGGGGCCGGGTTGATCAAGGTGCGCGGCGACGAGTGCTGGCGCAACCTGACGTGTCTGGACTACCACCACGAGACGCAGCCCATGCCGGGCCCGTTGAGTTGGTTCTTCCACCGGCTGCCCAAGCCGCTGCACCGCGTCGAGGTTGCAGGCAATCACGTGGCGCAGCTCTTCGTGCCGTTCGGCCTGTTCGCCCCACAGCCCGTGGCCGCCGTCGCGGCAGGCATCGTCATCGTCACCCAGCTGTGGCTGGTCGCGTCCGGGAACTTCGCGTGGCTCAACTGGCTGACGATCGTGCTCGCGTTCAGCGCCGTCGACGACGGCACGGTCGCCGCGGTCACCGGGCTCTCGCCACCCGGGCACGCCGGTGCCATGCCGGTCTGGTTCGGCGCGATCGTCGTCGCCTTCGCCGTGCTGGTCGCCGTGCTCAGCTGGCACCCCGCCCGCAACCTGCTGTCGCGACGCCAGCGCATGAACAAGACCTTCGACCCGCTGCACCTGGTCAACGCCTATGGCGCCTTCGGCACCGTCGGGCGCACGCGCAACGAGGTGGTCTTCGAGGGCACCGCGGACGCGGCGGTCGACGATGCCTCGTGGGTCGAGTACGGATTCAGGGGAAAGCCCGGCGACGTCACCCGGATGCCCAGGCAATGGAGTCCGTATCACCTGCGGCTCGACTGGCTGCTGTGGTTCGCCGCGATCTCTCCGGCGTACGCCCAACCGTGGGTCGGGCGGTTCTGCGAGGGTCTGCTGCGCAACGACCCGGACATCGTACGGCTGTTGCGGCACAACCCCTTTCCCGACCAGCCGCCACGCTATGTGCGGGCGCTGCTGTACCGCTACCGCTTCACTACCCCGCACGAACGCAGGACCGAACGCGCGTGGTGGCACCGCGACCTCGTCGGCACCTTTCTGGCGCCACTGGACCTGCGCGAACTCGACCGAATGAAGAGGTGA
- a CDS encoding MBL fold metallo-hydrolase — MSTTVTVTFIGNATTLISTGDLTLLTDPNFLHQGQHAYLGYGLVSKRLQPPALTIDQLPKLDAIVLSHMHGDHWDRVAQRGLDHGLPILTTHAAAKALRKRGFPRATGMATWQSHTLTGTQSRITVTALPGRHAPLWAQRLLPPVNGTMLEFGPLDGSVTSRLYVSGDTLLIDELSEIPARFESIHAGVLHLGGTRLPAGSRLPFGLTVTMDGQQGTDVVELLDLPKVIPVHFDDYGVFASPLADFEREMARRGHSERLLRVTRGASVTI; from the coding sequence ATGTCAACAACCGTCACCGTCACGTTCATCGGCAACGCCACCACGCTGATCTCGACAGGCGACCTCACGCTGCTGACCGACCCGAACTTCCTGCACCAGGGCCAGCACGCCTACCTCGGCTACGGCCTGGTGTCCAAAAGACTGCAACCGCCCGCGCTGACCATCGACCAGCTACCGAAACTCGACGCAATCGTGCTGTCGCACATGCACGGTGACCACTGGGACCGCGTCGCTCAGCGAGGACTCGACCACGGTTTGCCCATCCTCACCACGCACGCGGCAGCAAAGGCGCTGCGCAAGCGCGGCTTTCCGCGCGCGACCGGGATGGCGACGTGGCAGTCGCACACGCTCACCGGAACCCAATCGCGGATCACGGTCACGGCGCTGCCCGGTCGGCATGCGCCGCTGTGGGCGCAGCGCCTCCTGCCGCCGGTGAACGGGACCATGCTGGAGTTCGGCCCGCTCGACGGCTCGGTCACGTCGCGGCTGTACGTCTCGGGCGACACGCTGCTGATCGACGAGTTGTCGGAGATTCCGGCACGTTTCGAGTCGATCCATGCCGGGGTGCTGCACCTGGGCGGCACCCGGTTGCCTGCAGGTTCAAGGCTGCCGTTCGGACTCACGGTGACGATGGACGGCCAACAGGGCACCGACGTCGTCGAACTGCTCGACCTGCCGAAGGTGATTCCGGTGCACTTCGACGACTACGGGGTGTTCGCGTCGCCGCTGGCCGACTTCGAGCGAGAAATGGCGCGCCGCGGGCACTCCGAACGACTTCTTCGGGTTACCCGCGGCGCGTCGGTGACGATCTAG
- a CDS encoding Na+/H+ antiporter, which produces MTLLLILIAATVVLAPLAERITVPYPVMLLAFGLVLAFIPGLEIPNVDPGWILPVVLPPLLFAAARRTSWRQFLDNRRAIGLLAVALVAVTAFVVGAVVSAVVPGLPLAAGVALGAAVAPPDPVAATSVARKLKLPRRLRTVLEGEGLSNDATSLVLYEVAVAATLTGAFSPWKATGTLAVAVTIGIAVGLALALATRRLLDVLPAHPSGSALVLVVPFVAYGAADLLHGSGVLAVVTVALALSRSGDVESAQTRLVSGTTWDVVELLLTGAAFAFVGVELRNVAANVPGSLDVAIGQALIVTAVVIAVRFLWIFPVAAADEKLRRRQGASGEPTGWREMTIASWAGMRGVVTLACVLALPVGTPGFPERDRLIFIAFVVIMVTMLVQGLTLPFLVRRLNVSVSNDARDGATQDLIRRARAAGQRRLDELRSGGDVDTDVLEHAGENADRMWHAIGFAPVEHDAEESARHTDHAMSSNAVKDQILEAARNEIVTARAESGTDPTIVDVVLRRLDARGAQPE; this is translated from the coding sequence TTGACCCTGCTTTTGATCTTGATCGCGGCGACCGTGGTGCTGGCTCCGCTGGCCGAGCGCATCACGGTGCCCTATCCGGTGATGCTGCTCGCGTTCGGTCTGGTGCTCGCCTTCATTCCGGGGCTGGAGATACCGAACGTCGACCCGGGCTGGATCCTGCCGGTGGTGCTGCCGCCGCTGCTGTTCGCCGCCGCCAGGCGCACGTCGTGGCGCCAATTCCTGGACAACCGCCGCGCCATCGGCCTACTCGCCGTGGCGCTGGTCGCGGTGACGGCGTTCGTGGTCGGCGCGGTTGTCAGCGCCGTGGTGCCAGGGCTGCCACTGGCTGCGGGTGTGGCGCTCGGCGCGGCCGTCGCCCCGCCCGATCCCGTCGCCGCCACCTCGGTGGCGCGCAAGCTGAAGTTGCCACGGCGGCTCCGGACGGTCCTCGAGGGTGAAGGGTTGTCGAACGACGCCACGTCGCTGGTGCTCTACGAAGTCGCGGTGGCGGCCACCCTGACCGGTGCGTTTTCGCCATGGAAGGCAACGGGCACGCTGGCGGTGGCGGTGACCATCGGCATCGCGGTCGGGCTCGCGCTGGCACTGGCGACGCGCCGGCTCCTCGACGTCCTGCCCGCGCACCCGTCGGGTAGCGCGCTGGTGCTCGTAGTCCCGTTCGTGGCCTACGGGGCGGCCGACCTCCTGCACGGCAGCGGCGTGCTGGCGGTCGTGACGGTCGCCTTGGCGCTGAGCCGTTCCGGCGACGTGGAATCCGCGCAGACGCGGCTGGTCAGCGGCACGACGTGGGACGTCGTCGAACTGCTCCTCACCGGTGCCGCGTTCGCCTTCGTCGGAGTGGAGTTGCGCAACGTCGCAGCCAACGTGCCGGGGTCGTTGGACGTCGCCATCGGGCAGGCATTGATCGTCACGGCAGTGGTGATCGCGGTCCGGTTCCTGTGGATCTTCCCGGTCGCCGCCGCCGACGAGAAACTGCGTCGCCGCCAGGGTGCTTCGGGCGAGCCCACCGGGTGGCGGGAGATGACGATCGCCTCGTGGGCGGGCATGCGCGGCGTGGTGACGCTGGCGTGTGTGTTGGCCTTACCCGTTGGCACGCCGGGCTTTCCGGAGCGCGACCGGCTCATCTTCATCGCGTTCGTCGTGATCATGGTGACGATGCTGGTGCAGGGTCTGACGCTGCCGTTCCTGGTCCGGCGGCTGAACGTGAGCGTGTCCAACGACGCGCGGGACGGGGCCACCCAGGATCTGATCCGGCGGGCCAGGGCGGCCGGCCAGCGGCGGCTCGACGAACTGCGTTCCGGCGGTGACGTCGACACCGACGTCCTCGAGCACGCAGGCGAGAACGCCGACCGGATGTGGCATGCCATCGGATTCGCACCGGTCGAGCACGACGCCGAGGAGAGCGCCCGGCACACCGACCATGCGATGTCTAGCAATGCCGTGAAGGATCAGATCCTCGAGGCCGCCCGCAACGAGATCGTCACCGCCAGAGCGGAATCCGGTACCGACCCGACCATCGTCGACGTCGTGCTGCGCAGGCTCGACGCCCGCGGCGCTCAGCCGGAGTGA
- a CDS encoding DUF4383 domain-containing protein, with protein sequence MTTANTGGTARATRSRTPVQMAALVVGAVFLLVGIAGFIPGVTTNYDQLMGAGHHSGAMLLGIFNVSILHNVVHLLFGVAGVLMARTAPLARNYLIGGGIVYALLFVYGLVIDHESAANFVPLNQADNWLHLVLAIGMIALGVLLGKRSLTATSSPNALGRNA encoded by the coding sequence ATGACCACAGCAAATACCGGTGGAACGGCCAGGGCGACCCGCAGCCGCACCCCCGTACAGATGGCCGCACTCGTCGTCGGCGCCGTCTTCCTGCTCGTCGGCATTGCCGGATTCATCCCCGGCGTGACCACCAACTATGACCAGCTCATGGGTGCAGGCCATCATTCCGGCGCCATGCTTCTCGGAATCTTCAACGTGTCGATCCTGCACAACGTGGTGCACCTGCTGTTCGGCGTCGCAGGCGTGTTGATGGCGCGCACCGCCCCCTTGGCGCGCAACTACCTGATCGGCGGCGGCATCGTCTACGCCCTGCTGTTCGTCTACGGCCTGGTGATCGACCACGAGAGTGCCGCGAACTTCGTCCCGCTCAACCAGGCAGACAACTGGCTGCACCTGGTTCTCGCGATCGGGATGATCGCGCTCGGAGTGCTCCTGGGCAAGCGGTCGCTCACGGCCACCAGCTCACCGAATGCGCTGGGACGCAACGCCTGA
- a CDS encoding UdgX family uracil-DNA binding protein (This protein belongs to the uracil DNA glycosylase superfamily, members of which act in excision repair of DNA. However, it belongs more specifically to UdgX branch, whose founding member was found to bind uracil in DNA (where it does not belong), without cleaving it, appears to promote DNA repair by a pathway involving RecA, rather than base excision.) — MTAADFLPPTKDLDDLAAAAKGCQGCDLFRDADQAVFGEGAGSATMMLVGEQPGDQEDRAGRPFVGPAGRLLDRALAAAAVEREPLYVTNAVKHFKFTLPERGKRRIHQTPTRTEVVACRPWLFAELEAVDPDVVILLGATAAKALLGNDFRLTAHRQEVLRLPAGDDVPPVDPTVVATVHPSSILRGPQERRDEAFQSLVDDLRFAASLLNTR, encoded by the coding sequence GTGACCGCTGCCGACTTCCTGCCCCCGACCAAGGATCTCGACGACCTCGCCGCCGCGGCGAAGGGCTGCCAGGGGTGCGACCTGTTCCGGGATGCCGACCAAGCCGTGTTCGGCGAGGGCGCCGGATCGGCGACCATGATGCTCGTCGGCGAGCAACCCGGCGACCAGGAGGATCGGGCAGGTCGCCCGTTCGTGGGGCCCGCGGGCCGGTTGCTCGACAGGGCGTTGGCCGCCGCTGCCGTCGAGCGGGAACCGCTCTATGTCACCAACGCCGTCAAGCACTTCAAGTTCACGCTCCCCGAACGCGGCAAGCGCAGGATTCACCAGACACCCACGCGGACCGAGGTCGTGGCATGCCGGCCGTGGCTGTTCGCCGAACTCGAGGCGGTGGATCCCGACGTCGTGATCCTGCTGGGCGCCACCGCAGCGAAGGCATTGCTGGGCAACGACTTCCGACTGACCGCACATAGGCAGGAGGTGCTACGCCTACCCGCCGGCGACGACGTGCCGCCCGTCGACCCGACCGTGGTGGCGACCGTGCATCCGTCGTCGATCCTGCGCGGACCCCAGGAGCGACGCGACGAGGCGTTCCAGTCACTCGTCGACGATCTGCGATTCGCCGCGTCCCTGCTGAACACCCGGTGA
- a CDS encoding HNH endonuclease signature motif containing protein — protein MFDRFATAFDASGTVGEWARVEAAATARRLAAMVVLLDRAYAADGSADREQWYLDNWGAVAAEIGAEQNITQGAASHQLLIATALRDRLPEVAALFADGLVSYRVVSAITARTALVRDRDAQRAVDRAFAEVLTDWAPMSEDKLNNAIDAIVAEHDPHGVYRTKLTAKGRNIQFDYDGSGMATMFGTLLATHGKALEKRLNVLAHTVCPGDPRTVEQRRADAVHSITHALDYLPCLCGSDDCPGPKTPPTGNAVVYVVVNEDTLDDTSDAAAAQDAALDGDPERLFDKPLSEITTWDELGGNTGADGSDDSHADAEGELADAAPDDESPIAEPDANHVAADDTCGSGGPAAHANHESPATRPGAIIGGPFLPGALARRFALTAKVRKVCHPGDAPPEPRYTPSRRLAEFVRCRDLTCRFPGCSQPATEADIDHTIAWPIGPTCASNLKCLCRRHHLLKTFWGGPNGWGDRQLPDGTIIWTSPHGRTYVTEPGSKLLFPSLYTPTAPVTVTAEQAERARAQHNPGLLMPRRQRTRAQDRAQRVTADRRLNEAEAQAGAPGY, from the coding sequence ATGTTCGATCGATTCGCCACCGCCTTCGACGCCTCCGGCACCGTCGGGGAATGGGCGCGAGTGGAGGCCGCGGCGACAGCGAGGCGGCTCGCCGCGATGGTCGTGCTATTGGATCGGGCCTACGCCGCGGACGGCTCTGCTGATCGGGAGCAGTGGTATTTGGACAACTGGGGAGCGGTCGCCGCGGAGATCGGGGCCGAGCAGAACATCACCCAAGGCGCAGCGTCGCATCAGCTGTTGATCGCCACCGCGCTGCGGGACCGGCTGCCGGAGGTGGCGGCGTTGTTCGCCGACGGTCTGGTGTCCTACCGCGTCGTGTCGGCGATCACCGCCCGCACCGCTTTGGTCCGAGACCGCGACGCCCAACGCGCGGTAGACCGCGCATTCGCCGAGGTGCTCACGGACTGGGCGCCGATGTCAGAGGACAAGCTCAACAACGCCATCGATGCGATCGTCGCCGAGCACGACCCCCACGGCGTGTACCGCACCAAGCTCACGGCCAAGGGCCGCAACATCCAGTTCGACTACGACGGCTCCGGCATGGCCACCATGTTCGGCACGCTGTTAGCCACCCACGGCAAGGCACTTGAGAAGCGCTTGAATGTTCTGGCCCACACCGTGTGCCCGGGCGACCCGCGGACGGTCGAGCAGCGCCGTGCCGATGCCGTCCACTCCATCACCCATGCACTCGATTACCTACCCTGCCTGTGCGGTAGCGACGACTGCCCAGGACCCAAGACGCCTCCCACCGGCAACGCCGTTGTGTACGTGGTGGTCAACGAGGACACCCTCGACGACACCAGTGACGCGGCCGCTGCTCAGGATGCAGCGCTCGACGGCGACCCCGAGCGGCTGTTCGACAAGCCCCTGTCCGAGATCACGACGTGGGATGAGCTGGGCGGCAACACCGGTGCGGACGGCAGCGATGACTCCCACGCGGATGCCGAAGGTGAACTTGCAGACGCGGCGCCGGACGACGAGAGTCCGATAGCCGAACCGGATGCGAACCACGTTGCAGCGGATGACACGTGCGGCTCGGGTGGACCAGCCGCTCATGCCAATCACGAATCCCCCGCCACCCGCCCCGGCGCCATAATCGGCGGCCCGTTCCTCCCCGGCGCCCTGGCACGCCGCTTCGCGCTCACCGCGAAAGTGCGCAAGGTCTGCCACCCCGGCGACGCACCACCCGAACCCCGCTACACCCCATCGCGCCGGCTGGCCGAGTTCGTCCGCTGCCGAGACCTCACCTGCCGCTTCCCGGGCTGCTCGCAACCGGCCACCGAGGCAGACATCGACCACACCATCGCCTGGCCGATCGGACCCACCTGCGCGTCGAACCTCAAATGCCTATGCCGTCGACACCACTTGCTCAAAACCTTCTGGGGCGGGCCCAACGGCTGGGGCGATCGACAACTCCCAGACGGGACCATCATCTGGACCTCACCGCACGGCCGAACCTACGTCACCGAGCCGGGCAGTAAGCTGCTCTTCCCCAGCCTCTACACGCCCACCGCACCAGTCACCGTCACCGCCGAACAAGCCGAACGGGCACGGGCGCAACACAACCCTGGCCTCCTCATGCCCCGCCGCCAACGCACCCGCGCCCAGGACCGCGCCCAACGCGTCACCGCTGATCGCCGCCTCAACGAAGCCGAGGCGCAGGCCGGAGCGCCCGGGTACTAG
- the phoU gene encoding phosphate signaling complex protein PhoU yields the protein MRTEFHAELDRLSSELGEMCGIAASLMECATVALVRADGPCLDRVPAELARLDAIDARARDRAMAMLALQAPVARDLRMVVSAIQIAADADRMGGLAANVAKIARRHHPDVAVPEIAADHFVQMGRVAVDLARDVQSAVLTGDVDHAERVQHDDEAMDDLNRGLFGLLTDLRWDHGTASAVDVVLLGRFYERFADHAVEIARRIVFRSTGRAPLRTDEPRAHVIRR from the coding sequence GTGCGTACCGAATTCCATGCCGAACTCGACCGCCTGTCGAGCGAACTCGGCGAGATGTGTGGGATAGCGGCGTCGTTGATGGAATGCGCCACCGTGGCACTCGTCCGCGCCGACGGGCCGTGCCTGGACCGGGTGCCCGCGGAACTCGCGCGCCTCGATGCCATCGACGCACGCGCCCGTGACCGCGCGATGGCCATGCTGGCACTACAGGCACCCGTCGCCCGAGACCTGCGCATGGTGGTGTCGGCGATTCAAATCGCCGCGGACGCCGACCGGATGGGTGGCCTTGCGGCCAACGTGGCGAAGATCGCCCGCCGGCATCATCCCGACGTCGCCGTACCCGAGATCGCCGCGGACCACTTCGTTCAGATGGGCCGGGTGGCGGTCGACCTCGCCCGCGACGTGCAGTCGGCCGTGCTCACGGGGGACGTGGACCACGCCGAACGCGTTCAGCACGACGACGAGGCCATGGACGACCTCAACCGGGGGCTCTTCGGTTTGCTCACCGATCTGCGCTGGGACCACGGCACCGCATCCGCGGTCGACGTGGTCCTGCTCGGCAGGTTCTACGAGCGATTCGCCGACCATGCCGTCGAGATCGCGCGCAGGATCGTCTTCCGCTCCACCGGTCGCGCCCCCCTGCGCACCGACGAACCACGGGCACACGTCATCCGCCGGTGA